In the genome of Vicia villosa cultivar HV-30 ecotype Madison, WI linkage group LG7, Vvil1.0, whole genome shotgun sequence, one region contains:
- the LOC131615943 gene encoding CBL-interacting serine/threonine-protein kinase 3-like isoform X1, producing MSQPKIKRRVGIYEIGRTIGEGSFAKVKFARNSKTGEAVAIKIIDKEKVLRHKMSEQIKREVATMKLIKHPNVVRLYEVMGSRTKIYIVLEFVTGGELFDKIVNHGRMGENEARRYFQQLINVVDYCHSRGVFHRDLKPENLLLDCNGDLKVSDFGLSALSQQVRDDGLLHTTCGTPNYVAPEVLTDRGYDGANADIWSCGVILFVLVAGYLPFDDPNLMELYKKISSASFTCPPWLSFSARKLITRILDPNPTTRITMAEILEDEWFKKDYKPAVFEESGETNLDDVEAVFKDSEPIIQEHHVKEKKEEQPTSMNAFELISMSKGLNLENLFDIEQGFKRETRFTSTSSADVIINKIEEAAKPLGFDVQKKNFKMRLANSKAGRKGNLNVATEVFQVAPSLHMVEVRKAKGDTLEFHKFYKKLSTSLEDVVWKTDDDMPKKEAKEAKEAKEAKAAK from the exons ATGAGTCAGCCAAAGATTAAGCGTAGAGTCGGTATATACGAGATTGGGAGGACTATTGGGGAGGGATCCTTCGCAAAAGTGAAATTCGCAAGGAACTCTAAGACCGGTGAAGCCGTGGCTATCAAAATTATTGACAAGGAGAAAGTTCTCAGACACAAGATGTCTGAACAG ATCAAGCGGGAAGTAGCTACGATGAAGTTAATCAAGCATCCAAATGTTGTTAGACTATATGAGGTCATGGGAAGccgaacaaaaatatatattgtatTGGAGTTTGTGACTGGCGGGGAGCTTTTCGACAAAATT GTAAACCATGGACGGATGGGTGAAAATGAAGCGCGTAGGTATTTCCAGCAGCTTATAAATGTTGTCGATTATTGTCATAGCAGAGGAGTCTTTCACCGAGACCTTAAG CCAGAAAATCTGCTTTTAGATTGTAATGGTGATCTTAAAGTCTCCGATTTCGGGTTGAGTGCACTCTCCCAGCAAGTTAGG GACGATGGACTTCTCCATACGACATGCGGAACTCCGAATTATGTTGCTCCAGAG GTTCTTACTGATAGAGGCTATGATGGAGCGAATGCGGACATATGGTCATGCGGAGTGATCCTCTTTGTATTGGTTGCAGGTTACTTACCTTTTGATGATCCTAATCTTATGGAACTCTATAAAAAA ATCTCGTCTGCCAGTTTTACTTGCCCCCCGTGGCTTTCTTTCAGTGCGAGGAAATTAATCACTCGAATCTTGGATCCCAATCCTACGACG CGTATCACAATGGCCGAGATTTTGGAAGATGAATGGTTTAAGAAAGACTATAAGCCTGCGGTTTTTGAAGAGAGTGGCGAAACCAACCTCGATGATGTAGAAGCCGTCTTTAAAGATTCAGAA CCTATTATTCAGGAGCACCATgtgaaggaaaagaaagaagagcaGCCAACATCGATGAATGCGTTTGAATTGATATCCATGTCGAAAGGACTCAACCTCGAAAACTTGTTTGATATAGAACAG GGATTTAAAAGGGAAACAAGGTTTACATCAACATCTTCGGCCGACGTGATAATCAACAAGATTGAAGAAGCTGCTAAACCTCTCGGCTTCGATGTACAGAAGAAAAACTTCAAG ATGAGGCTTGCGAATTCGAAAGCCGGAAGGAAAGGAAACCTTAATGTTGCCACAGAGGTGTTTCAAGTGGCACCTTCTCTTCACATGGTTGAAGTAAGGAAAGCTAAAGGAGATACATTGGAGTTTCATAAG TTCTACAAGAAACTGTCAACAAGTTTGGAAGATGTTGTTTGGAAAACAGATGATGATATGCCAaagaaagaagcaaaagaagCAAAGGAAGCAAAAGAAGCAAAAGCAGcaaaatga
- the LOC131615943 gene encoding CBL-interacting serine/threonine-protein kinase 3-like isoform X2, giving the protein MSQPKIKRRVGIYEIGRTIGEGSFAKVKFARNSKTGEAVAIKIIDKEKVLRHKMSEQIKREVATMKLIKHPNVVRLYEVMGSRTKIYIVLEFVTGGELFDKIVNHGRMGENEARRYFQQLINVVDYCHSRGVFHRDLKPENLLLDCNGDLKVSDFGLSALSQQVRDDGLLHTTCGTPNYVAPEVLTDRGYDGANADIWSCGVILFVLVAGYLPFDDPNLMELYKKISSASFTCPPWLSFSARKLITRILDPNPTTRITMAEILEDEWFKKDYKPAVFEESGETNLDDVEAVFKDSEEHHVKEKKEEQPTSMNAFELISMSKGLNLENLFDIEQGFKRETRFTSTSSADVIINKIEEAAKPLGFDVQKKNFKMRLANSKAGRKGNLNVATEVFQVAPSLHMVEVRKAKGDTLEFHKFYKKLSTSLEDVVWKTDDDMPKKEAKEAKEAKEAKAAK; this is encoded by the exons ATGAGTCAGCCAAAGATTAAGCGTAGAGTCGGTATATACGAGATTGGGAGGACTATTGGGGAGGGATCCTTCGCAAAAGTGAAATTCGCAAGGAACTCTAAGACCGGTGAAGCCGTGGCTATCAAAATTATTGACAAGGAGAAAGTTCTCAGACACAAGATGTCTGAACAG ATCAAGCGGGAAGTAGCTACGATGAAGTTAATCAAGCATCCAAATGTTGTTAGACTATATGAGGTCATGGGAAGccgaacaaaaatatatattgtatTGGAGTTTGTGACTGGCGGGGAGCTTTTCGACAAAATT GTAAACCATGGACGGATGGGTGAAAATGAAGCGCGTAGGTATTTCCAGCAGCTTATAAATGTTGTCGATTATTGTCATAGCAGAGGAGTCTTTCACCGAGACCTTAAG CCAGAAAATCTGCTTTTAGATTGTAATGGTGATCTTAAAGTCTCCGATTTCGGGTTGAGTGCACTCTCCCAGCAAGTTAGG GACGATGGACTTCTCCATACGACATGCGGAACTCCGAATTATGTTGCTCCAGAG GTTCTTACTGATAGAGGCTATGATGGAGCGAATGCGGACATATGGTCATGCGGAGTGATCCTCTTTGTATTGGTTGCAGGTTACTTACCTTTTGATGATCCTAATCTTATGGAACTCTATAAAAAA ATCTCGTCTGCCAGTTTTACTTGCCCCCCGTGGCTTTCTTTCAGTGCGAGGAAATTAATCACTCGAATCTTGGATCCCAATCCTACGACG CGTATCACAATGGCCGAGATTTTGGAAGATGAATGGTTTAAGAAAGACTATAAGCCTGCGGTTTTTGAAGAGAGTGGCGAAACCAACCTCGATGATGTAGAAGCCGTCTTTAAAGATTCAGAA GAGCACCATgtgaaggaaaagaaagaagagcaGCCAACATCGATGAATGCGTTTGAATTGATATCCATGTCGAAAGGACTCAACCTCGAAAACTTGTTTGATATAGAACAG GGATTTAAAAGGGAAACAAGGTTTACATCAACATCTTCGGCCGACGTGATAATCAACAAGATTGAAGAAGCTGCTAAACCTCTCGGCTTCGATGTACAGAAGAAAAACTTCAAG ATGAGGCTTGCGAATTCGAAAGCCGGAAGGAAAGGAAACCTTAATGTTGCCACAGAGGTGTTTCAAGTGGCACCTTCTCTTCACATGGTTGAAGTAAGGAAAGCTAAAGGAGATACATTGGAGTTTCATAAG TTCTACAAGAAACTGTCAACAAGTTTGGAAGATGTTGTTTGGAAAACAGATGATGATATGCCAaagaaagaagcaaaagaagCAAAGGAAGCAAAAGAAGCAAAAGCAGcaaaatga
- the LOC131615943 gene encoding CBL-interacting serine/threonine-protein kinase 3-like isoform X3, translating into MSQPKIKRRVGIYEIGRTIGEGSFAKVKFARNSKTGEAVAIKIIDKEKVLRHKMSEQIKREVATMKLIKHPNVVRLYEVMGSRTKIYIVLEFVTGGELFDKIVNHGRMGENEARRYFQQLINVVDYCHSRGVFHRDLKPENLLLDCNGDLKVSDFGLSALSQQVRDDGLLHTTCGTPNYVAPEVLTDRGYDGANADIWSCGVILFVLVAGYLPFDDPNLMELYKKVSTRRFDIIFPILLIYLFLLRDFRLFLDPQISSASFTCPPWLSFSARKLITRILDPNPTTRITMAEILEDEWFKKDYKPAVFEESGETNLDDVEAVFKDSEEHHVKEKKEEQPTSMNAFELISMSKGLNLENLFDIEQGFKRETRFTSTSSADVIINKIEEAAKPLGFDVQKKNFKMRLANSKAGRKGNLNVATEVFQVAPSLHMVEVRKAKGDTLEFHKFYKKLSTSLEDVVWKTDDDMPKKEAKEAKEAKEAKAAK; encoded by the exons ATGAGTCAGCCAAAGATTAAGCGTAGAGTCGGTATATACGAGATTGGGAGGACTATTGGGGAGGGATCCTTCGCAAAAGTGAAATTCGCAAGGAACTCTAAGACCGGTGAAGCCGTGGCTATCAAAATTATTGACAAGGAGAAAGTTCTCAGACACAAGATGTCTGAACAG ATCAAGCGGGAAGTAGCTACGATGAAGTTAATCAAGCATCCAAATGTTGTTAGACTATATGAGGTCATGGGAAGccgaacaaaaatatatattgtatTGGAGTTTGTGACTGGCGGGGAGCTTTTCGACAAAATT GTAAACCATGGACGGATGGGTGAAAATGAAGCGCGTAGGTATTTCCAGCAGCTTATAAATGTTGTCGATTATTGTCATAGCAGAGGAGTCTTTCACCGAGACCTTAAG CCAGAAAATCTGCTTTTAGATTGTAATGGTGATCTTAAAGTCTCCGATTTCGGGTTGAGTGCACTCTCCCAGCAAGTTAGG GACGATGGACTTCTCCATACGACATGCGGAACTCCGAATTATGTTGCTCCAGAG GTTCTTACTGATAGAGGCTATGATGGAGCGAATGCGGACATATGGTCATGCGGAGTGATCCTCTTTGTATTGGTTGCAGGTTACTTACCTTTTGATGATCCTAATCTTATGGAACTCTATAAAAAAGTGAGCACGCGACGTTTCGACATTATATTTCCTATTTTACTCATTTACTTATTTTTGTTACGTGACTTTCGTTTGTTTCTTGATCCGCAGATCTCGTCTGCCAGTTTTACTTGCCCCCCGTGGCTTTCTTTCAGTGCGAGGAAATTAATCACTCGAATCTTGGATCCCAATCCTACGACG CGTATCACAATGGCCGAGATTTTGGAAGATGAATGGTTTAAGAAAGACTATAAGCCTGCGGTTTTTGAAGAGAGTGGCGAAACCAACCTCGATGATGTAGAAGCCGTCTTTAAAGATTCAGAA GAGCACCATgtgaaggaaaagaaagaagagcaGCCAACATCGATGAATGCGTTTGAATTGATATCCATGTCGAAAGGACTCAACCTCGAAAACTTGTTTGATATAGAACAG GGATTTAAAAGGGAAACAAGGTTTACATCAACATCTTCGGCCGACGTGATAATCAACAAGATTGAAGAAGCTGCTAAACCTCTCGGCTTCGATGTACAGAAGAAAAACTTCAAG ATGAGGCTTGCGAATTCGAAAGCCGGAAGGAAAGGAAACCTTAATGTTGCCACAGAGGTGTTTCAAGTGGCACCTTCTCTTCACATGGTTGAAGTAAGGAAAGCTAAAGGAGATACATTGGAGTTTCATAAG TTCTACAAGAAACTGTCAACAAGTTTGGAAGATGTTGTTTGGAAAACAGATGATGATATGCCAaagaaagaagcaaaagaagCAAAGGAAGCAAAAGAAGCAAAAGCAGcaaaatga
- the LOC131615944 gene encoding CBL-interacting serine/threonine-protein kinase 3-like, which produces MAENPDAEGLKKDYKPPVFEESAKTKFYDAEVLSEVSEPRRRILDTVYEESGETNLEDEEVVLKKEMLTTMNAFELKENKEEQPTSMNAFELISMSKGLNLENLFDIEQGFKRETRFTSTSSADVIINKIEEAAKPLGFDVQKKNFKIRLANSKAGRKGSLNVAIEVFQVAPSLHMVEVKKVKGDTLEFHKFYKKLSTSLEDVV; this is translated from the exons ATGGCCGAGAATCCGGACGCTGAAGGGCTTAAGAAAGACTATAAGCCTCCGGTTTTTGAAGAGAGTGCCAAAACCAAATTCTACGATGCAGAAGTCCTCTCCGAAGTTTCGGAACCACGTCGAAGAATCTTAGATACGGTTTATGAAGAGAGTGGCGAAACCAACCTCGAAGATGAAGAAGTTGTGCTTAAAAAAGAGATGCTAACAACCATGAATGCGTTTGAATTGAAGGAAAATAAAGAAGAGCAACCAACATCGATGAATGCGTTTGAATTGATTTCCATGTCGAAAGGACTCAACCTCGAAAACTTATTTGACATAGAACAG GGATTTAAAAGGGAAACAAGGTTCACATCGACATCTTCGGCCGACGTGATAATCAACAAGATTGAAGAAGCTGCTAAACCTCTCGGCTTCGACGTGCAGAAGAAAAACTTCAAG ATAAGGCTTGCGAATTCGAAAGCCGGAAGGAAAGGAAGCCTTAATGTTGCCATAGAGGTGTTTCAAGTGGCACCCTCTCTTCACATGGTTGAAGTAAAGAAAGTTAAAGGAGATACATTGGAGTTTCATAAG TTCTACAAGAAACTTTCAACATCTTTGGAGGATGTTGTTTGA